In Salmonella enterica subsp. enterica serovar Typhimurium str. LT2, a single window of DNA contains:
- the ytfG gene encoding putative reductase (similar to E. coli putative oxidoreductase (AAC77168.1); Blastp hit to AAC77168.1 (286 aa), 80% identity in aa 1 - 278) yields MIAITGATGQLGQHVIENLLKTTPASHLVAIVRNPKKAAPLSQRGIAVRQADYANEAALTTALQGVDKLLLISSSEVGQRTAQHRNVIQAAIAAKVKFIAYTSLLHADKSPLALADEHIETEKMLAESGIPHTLLRNGWYTENYLASVPAALKHGVFIGAAGEGKIASAMRADYAAAAARVIREEGHAGNVYELAGDDAWTLSQLADELTHQSGKKIVYQNLSEVDFAAALKGAGLPDGLADMLANSDAGAAKGGLFDDSHTLRKLIGRPTTTLTESLRSVL; encoded by the coding sequence ATGATTGCTATCACTGGCGCAACGGGCCAACTGGGCCAACACGTTATTGAAAACCTGCTAAAAACGACGCCCGCCAGCCACCTCGTCGCGATCGTCCGTAACCCGAAAAAAGCCGCCCCGCTCAGTCAGCGCGGGATTGCCGTTCGCCAGGCGGATTACGCTAACGAAGCCGCGCTGACCACCGCCTTACAGGGCGTTGATAAACTGCTGCTTATATCATCCAGCGAAGTGGGACAACGCACCGCGCAGCACCGCAACGTTATTCAGGCCGCCATTGCCGCGAAGGTGAAATTCATCGCCTATACCAGCCTGCTACATGCGGATAAATCGCCGCTGGCGCTCGCCGATGAACATATTGAAACGGAAAAGATGCTGGCTGAGTCAGGTATTCCTCACACGCTATTACGTAACGGCTGGTATACGGAAAACTACCTGGCGAGCGTCCCTGCCGCGCTGAAGCATGGCGTCTTTATTGGCGCGGCGGGAGAAGGGAAAATCGCCTCCGCAATGCGCGCTGACTATGCCGCCGCCGCCGCGCGCGTCATCCGTGAAGAGGGTCACGCCGGGAATGTCTACGAACTGGCGGGTGATGACGCCTGGACATTAAGCCAGTTGGCGGATGAACTTACTCATCAAAGCGGAAAAAAAATCGTCTACCAGAACCTGAGCGAAGTCGATTTTGCCGCCGCGCTGAAAGGCGCAGGCCTGCCTGACGGACTGGCGGATATGTTGGCCAATTCTGACGCTGGCGCGGCGAAAGGCGGCCTGTTTGATGACAGCCATACGCTGCGTAAACTCATCGGTCGCCCGACGACGACGCTCACAGAAAGCCTTCGCTCCGTACTGTAA